Part of the Bradyrhizobium sp. AZCC 1721 genome, AGCTCGCGAAACTCTCGGATGAGGCGCTGAAAGCCCGCACCGCCGAATTCCGCCAGCAGCTCGCCGACGGCAAGACGCTCGACGACATTCTGGTTCCAGCCTTCGCGACCGTCCGCGAGGCCGCCAAGCGCACCCTCGGCCAGCGGCATTTCGACGTCCAGTTGATCGGCGGCATGGTGCTGCACGAGGGCGACATCGCCGAGATGAAGACCGGCGAAGGCAAGACGCTGGTGGCGACGCTCGCGGTCTATCTCAACGCGCTGGCCGGCCGGGGCGTCCACGTCGTCACCGTCAACGACTATCTCGCCCGCCGCGACAGCGAATGGATGGGCCAGATCTACAATTTCCTCGGCTTGACCGTTGGCGTCATTGTTCATGGTCTCGATGATGGCGAGCGCAAGGAAGCCTATTCGCGCGACATCACCTACGGCACCAACAACGAATACGGTTTCGACTATCTGCGCGACAACATGAAGTACCGGCTGGAGGACATGGTCCAGCGCGGCCATTTCTACGCCATCGTCGACGAAGTCGACTCGATCCTGATCGACGAGGCGCGCACGCCGCTGATCATCTCCGGCCCGCTCGACGACCGCTCGGATTTCTACAACACCATCGACACCTTCTTCCCCAAGCTCGACAAGACCGACTACGAGGTCGACGAGAAGCAGCGCACGGTGACGCTGACCGAAGCCGGTATGGAGAAGATCGAGACGCTGCTGCGCGATGCCGGCCAGCTCAAGGGCGAGTCGCTCTACGACGTGGAGAACGTCTCGGTCGTGCACCACATCAACCAGGCGCTGCGGGCGCATTCGCTGTTCACCCGCGACAAGGACTACATCGTCCGCGACGGCGAAGTCATCATCATCGACGAGTTCACCGGCCGCATGATGCCGGGACGGCGCTACTCGGAAGGCCTGCACCAGGCGCTGGAAGCCAAGGAGCACGTTCAGGTCCAGCCGGAAAACCAGACGCTGGCCTCGATCACGTTCCAGAACTATTTCCGGATGTACGAAAAGCTCGCGGGCATGACCGGTACGGCTGCGACCGAAGCCGACGAATTGTTCGACATCTACAAGCTCGAGGTCGTCGAAATCCCGACCAATCTGCCGGTGGCGCGTCTCGACGAGGACGACGAGGTCTACCGCACCCAGACCGAGAAATACGCCGCCATCCTGGCCGAGATCGAGCGCGCCAATGCGCGGCTGCAGCCGGTGCTGGTCGGCACCGCCTCGATCGAAAAGTCGGAAGTGCTGGCCGACTATCTGAAGAAGCACGGCTACAAGCAGATCGATTTCGGCAACGACGTCGCGCTGGAGAAGCTCTATGCCGCCGCGCGCGCCGGCAAGCCGGCAAAACTGTTTGCGGTGCTGAACGCGCGCTTCCACGAGCAGGAAGCCTATATCGTTGCCGAGGCCGGCGTGCCCGGCGCGATCACGATCGCGACCAACATGGCCGGCCGCGGTACCGACATCAAGCTCGGCGGCTCGCTCGAGATGCGGATCCTTCAGGAGACCGCCGACATCACCGACGAGGCCGAGAAGGCCAAAAAGATCGAACAGATCAAGGCCGACATCGAGCGCTTCCGCGAGATCGTGCTGAAGGCCGAGGAAGTGGTGGAGCTCGAGCCTGCCAAGGGCTCAAAGGCGGCCAAGACCGTGACCAAGCCCGGCGGGCTCT contains:
- the secA gene encoding preprotein translocase subunit SecA, whose amino-acid sequence is MIGALARKFFGSANDRRVKGYQSRVNAINALEPELAKLSDEALKARTAEFRQQLADGKTLDDILVPAFATVREAAKRTLGQRHFDVQLIGGMVLHEGDIAEMKTGEGKTLVATLAVYLNALAGRGVHVVTVNDYLARRDSEWMGQIYNFLGLTVGVIVHGLDDGERKEAYSRDITYGTNNEYGFDYLRDNMKYRLEDMVQRGHFYAIVDEVDSILIDEARTPLIISGPLDDRSDFYNTIDTFFPKLDKTDYEVDEKQRTVTLTEAGMEKIETLLRDAGQLKGESLYDVENVSVVHHINQALRAHSLFTRDKDYIVRDGEVIIIDEFTGRMMPGRRYSEGLHQALEAKEHVQVQPENQTLASITFQNYFRMYEKLAGMTGTAATEADELFDIYKLEVVEIPTNLPVARLDEDDEVYRTQTEKYAAILAEIERANARLQPVLVGTASIEKSEVLADYLKKHGYKQIDFGNDVALEKLYAAARAGKPAKLFAVLNARFHEQEAYIVAEAGVPGAITIATNMAGRGTDIKLGGSLEMRILQETADITDEAEKAKKIEQIKADIERFREIVLKAEEVVELEPAKGSKAAKTVTKPGGLYIMGSERHESRRIDNQLRGRSGRQGDPGRSKFFLSLEDDLMRIFGSDRLDTMLQRLGLKEGEAIIHPWINKALEKAQQKVEARNFDIRKNLLKFDNVQNDQRKVIFDQRVELMRSDSVAEMVTDMRHDFIDDIVAKHVPEHAYAEQWDVAGLKEELKRVLDIDLPVDEWAKEEGIADEELLTRIEQRVDEHMAAKVAQWGPDVMRYVEKTILLQTLDHLWREHLIMLDHLRQVIGLRGYGQRDPLQEYKSEAFGLYEAMTAHLREAVTAQLMRVEIVPPEEQQPVLPAMEAHKFDPNTGEDEMAFANASLVPQAPAADRDPKNPASWGKVGRNEDCPCGSGKKYKHCHGKYA